The Geotalea uraniireducens Rf4 genome window below encodes:
- a CDS encoding SRPBCC domain-containing protein, with amino-acid sequence MPKTIQQSITLPAPAARLYDMYLNPEIHAAITGASVTISPAPGSAFLAFNGMIFGTMLYTVPHRLIAQTWRADHWISDDIDSILVMSFWPGGDSGRIELVHVNVADHDVQGVSEGWEKYYWQPWREYLERGGPQGKE; translated from the coding sequence ATGCCAAAGACGATCCAGCAGAGCATCACCTTGCCGGCACCTGCAGCGCGGCTCTACGACATGTATCTCAATCCGGAGATCCATGCAGCCATTACCGGCGCCTCGGTAACCATCAGCCCCGCGCCGGGCTCGGCGTTTCTGGCGTTTAACGGGATGATTTTCGGGACGATGTTGTACACTGTGCCGCACCGACTCATTGCCCAGACCTGGCGGGCCGATCACTGGATCTCGGATGACATCGACTCCATCCTGGTGATGTCGTTCTGGCCGGGAGGCGATTCGGGACGGATCGAGCTCGTCCATGTCAACGTGGCGGATCACGATGTGCAGGGGGTAAGCGAGGGATGGGAGAAGTATTACTGGCAGCCATGGAGAGAGTACCTGGAGAGGGGCGGGCCCCAAGGGAAAGAATGA